The DNA sequence CCTGCCGGCAAACAGGGCATATTTTTTCGTGTACCCCTCTTCAACCGGGACATGTTCCGATTTTGCCTCGAGTCCCTTCAGGATGCGTTCGGCATCACGAGCCGATTTTGCCCCGTATTTGCATTCGCCGAACACGATGGCCGTCCCCCGACGGTCGATGGCAACGAGGTCGATCTCTTCGCCCTTGTGCCACCATCTGCCGCTCTCGTATCCCGGATAGATCAGTGGCACGACTTCCTCCCTGATGAACGCCTCGAAGCGTTCTCCGAAATACTGCGACATGTCGCACTCTTCGTAACGGAACGTATCCGTTTCGATCCTCCCCTTTTCCGGGTAGACAAACCTGTACCAGAACCCGAGGAGATTGTCTCGGATTTTGTACACCGAGTTTCTGCTGCTGCCGGGAAACGGCGATTCCTTTTCGATAAATCCGAGCCGGATCATTCCTTCGAGGTACGGGTACAGGCCACGGGTCTCAATGCCGCAGTGCCCGGCGATGGCGGAGGGTTTTGTGTTTCCCTGGGCAATCGCCCGGAGTATCCCCTGATAGACCTTCAACTCCCTGAATTCCTGTGACAGCAGAAAATACGGTTCGCGGTAAAAGTAGCCGTACTTGCCGAAGAGCTCTTTTTTCGCGAATGCATCGAAGGTGGTGTACTCCGATGCCTTCTGGAGGTATTCGGGAACGCCCCCTATTGCGAAGTAGGTCCTCAGGGCATCCTCGAAATTCTGGCGGAGGAACGCCTGTGCGTACCGGAAGGGGAGACGGGTCAGGAACATGTCGCGGGTCCGTCTGCCATATATCGGAGAGGTGTACGAGAGGGCAAGGTCGCTCATCATACCGAGGACCGAGCCGGAGAGGACGATGCACCACGGGGAGGCGGACAGGCCGTTGTCCCATGCCTTCTGGAGGGCCGAAAGGACACTTTTGTCGCTTTTTATCAGGTACGTAAATTCGTCGATGATCAGGTACGACCGATGGTGCGGCGGGTGCTGCACGAGATAGGTGAAGAGCTGCGACCACGACTCTATCGGCAGGTCACCGAGGAGGCCATCGTGCAGGTGCCGGGCGCACAGCTCCTGAAGTCCTTTGATCTGGAGATGGGCCGGGGTCTCCTCGGCAAAATACAAGATCCCTTCCTTCCCCTCTGCAAATTCTGAGAGCAGCCGTGTCTTTCCGATCCTCCTTCTCCCGTAGAGGACGATGAGCCGCCCGCCGTCCGCTCCCCATTCGTCCTCGAGGATGGAACGCTCCTCCTCCCGGTCGATGAAAGGACTAATCATGATTAGTACTAATCACGATTTGTATTATTTGTGTCGGTGGCGGTGAGAGGATGAGAGGGCGTTGTACTCCCGGGAAGTGGGTTTTCGGAACTGTTATCCTCATTGTTATGATATCATTCCATAATCACCATGAAACCCCGCAGAGCCACCATCATCACCATCACCCTTCTTATCGCCATTATTGTTGCCATCTCGGCAGGCTGCACCGGCCCTGTTCAGGAGTCGCCGGCTCCACCTGCCGTCACTGCGACCGGGGCGGCCGCCGACTCCTCTGCCACGGACGCCCCTGCCGCCGACCCCCCTTCGCTCATATTTGCCGATCAGGAATTTGCCTTCGAACTCCAGCGGACACTCGGCGCCACGTATGCGGGAGAGGCAGACATCGGAGAGTGTCTCGCCACGGCGTCCCGGATAAAAGAAGGAGACTTCGAGAGCTGGTACAGCGAATGGAAGAAGACCGCGGACACCTTCAGGACGGCCGGTGACGAGAGCCTCGCAGCCGGACACGGGGTGAGCGCAATGGAGGCATACTACCGGGCCGCGACCTATTACCGCACGGCCGAGTTCTTCCTGCACGGCGAACCCGACGACCCCTGCATAGTGGAGACGTGGGGATTGAGCAGGGAAACGTTCCGCGATGCAATCGCGCTCGACGTCGTCCCGTACGAGATTGTCGACATCCCGTACGAGAACACGACGCTGCCGGGGTACTTCTACACGGTCGACGACTCCGGCACACCGCGGCCGCTCCTCATCGTCCAGACGGGCTTTGACGGCTGCCAGGAGGAACTCCACCCCTATGCGATGGAAGGAATCAAACGCGGATACAACGTCCTGACCTTCGAGGGGCCGGGGCAGGGCGAAGTGATCCGGGTCCAGCATATCCCGTTCCGGCCCGATTGGGAGAACGTGATCACACCGGTCGTGGACTATGCGGTGAGCCGGCCCGACGTCGACGACGACCGGATTGCCCTCTGGGGAATTTCCCTCGGCGGCTACCTCGCCCCCCGCGGTGCCGCATATGAGCACCGGATTGCGGCGCTGATCGCGGACGCCGGCACCTACGACGTCGGAGAGACGCTCCTGCAGAACCTCCAAACCGGCGGGGGAGCGCCTGCGGACCTGACAGAAGATGACCTGCAGGAATGGCTGGAGACGGACCCGGTGGAGTGCAACGATGCCCTCTACGAGGCCATGGCCCACGACACCGGCACCCGCTGGCTGAACGAGAACGGGATGTTCGTCTTTGGTGCCGGCTCGCCGGCACAGTTCTGGGCGAATTGGATGGATTTTTCCCTTGTGGGCATTGCCGAAAATATTCGGTGCCCCACGCTGGTCACTGCCGGTGCGGCCGATCACTTCGACCCGGACGGGACGCAGGCACAGGCACTCTACGACCACCTCACCTGCGAGAAGGAACTTATGGTATTTTCCGACGAGTACGGTGCCGGGGCGCACTGCCAGCTCGGGGTGTTCGCGCAGTCGTTCGGCGCCAAGTTCGGCTGGCTCGACGAGACGATGGGAATGAGCACAAAATAATTTGAAATAGGCCTGAAATAGGGGAATATCCCCTTAATCTATTTTAAACAAGAAATTCAGCGTGGAATTCGCTATCCTCCGGAAGCATTAATTAGAGGAGAAGAATAAGGACGGCATATGAAGAGTCCCGTCACTGTCGGCATCATTCTCCTCCTGATTCCGGGAGTGGTTCCGGGCAGGAGCGTTAATGAGTATGACCCAGTATGATCCGGTCTTTATCGCCATCGGCACGCTGGGCGTGTTGATATTCGTCATTACCAGCATGCTTGGCATGGGGTTTGGCCTGACGATTGCTCAAATCATGGCCCCGTTGAAGAACAGAAAGCTGATCATCGCGTCTCTGGTGGCAAACTTCGTCCTCGTGCCCATCCTCGCGGTATTGATCGTGTGGGCAATCCCGCTCTCCGAGGGACTGCAGATCGGCCTCGTTCTGGTGGGTTTTGCCGCCGGGGCGCCGTTTTTGCCCAAGCTGGTGCAGCTGGCCAAAGGCGATATGGCGTTTACCGCCGGGCTGATGGTCCTTCTGATGGTGGTAACCGTCGCCTACCTGCCCATCGTTCTGCCATTTGTATTGACCGGAGTGCAGGTGAATCCCTGGGAGATTGCGAGGAGCCTTGTCGTGTTGATGCTCATTCCGCTCGCTGTTGCCCTCTTTATCCGGGCCAGGTATGAAGAAGTGGCCAAGGGCCTCATCCCGGTGATGGGGATGGCTGCCAACCTGTCTCTGGCAGCGCTCTTCATCGGATATTTTGTGGGGTATTCCGATGTCACCTATGGAGTTCTTGGAACCGGCGGAATTTTGACATCCGTCCTCCTCGTTGTCGGCGCTGTTGTCATAGGATACCTGCTGGGCGGGACGGACAAAAATAATAGAACGGTTCTTGCCCTCGGAACGGGGCAACGAAATTTGGC is a window from the Methanovulcanius yangii genome containing:
- a CDS encoding ATP-binding protein, coding for MISPFIDREEERSILEDEWGADGGRLIVLYGRRRIGKTRLLSEFAEGKEGILYFAEETPAHLQIKGLQELCARHLHDGLLGDLPIESWSQLFTYLVQHPPHHRSYLIIDEFTYLIKSDKSVLSALQKAWDNGLSASPWCIVLSGSVLGMMSDLALSYTSPIYGRRTRDMFLTRLPFRYAQAFLRQNFEDALRTYFAIGGVPEYLQKASEYTTFDAFAKKELFGKYGYFYREPYFLLSQEFRELKVYQGILRAIAQGNTKPSAIAGHCGIETRGLYPYLEGMIRLGFIEKESPFPGSSRNSVYKIRDNLLGFWYRFVYPEKGRIETDTFRYEECDMSQYFGERFEAFIREEVVPLIYPGYESGRWWHKGEEIDLVAIDRRGTAIVFGECKYGAKSARDAERILKGLEAKSEHVPVEEGYTKKYALFAGRVGGKEALRNKGYEIVDIDDIREIIA
- a CDS encoding bile acid:sodium symporter family protein; the protein is MSMTQYDPVFIAIGTLGVLIFVITSMLGMGFGLTIAQIMAPLKNRKLIIASLVANFVLVPILAVLIVWAIPLSEGLQIGLVLVGFAAGAPFLPKLVQLAKGDMAFTAGLMVLLMVVTVAYLPIVLPFVLTGVQVNPWEIARSLVVLMLIPLAVALFIRARYEEVAKGLIPVMGMAANLSLAALFIGYFVGYSDVTYGVLGTGGILTSVLLVVGAVVIGYLLGGTDKNNRTVLALGTGQRNLAAGFAVASGNFATNPEVLIEIMDVAVIGFILLMVIAGELGRRSARGKEKGVQATP
- a CDS encoding alpha/beta hydrolase family protein, translating into MKPRRATIITITLLIAIIVAISAGCTGPVQESPAPPAVTATGAAADSSATDAPAADPPSLIFADQEFAFELQRTLGATYAGEADIGECLATASRIKEGDFESWYSEWKKTADTFRTAGDESLAAGHGVSAMEAYYRAATYYRTAEFFLHGEPDDPCIVETWGLSRETFRDAIALDVVPYEIVDIPYENTTLPGYFYTVDDSGTPRPLLIVQTGFDGCQEELHPYAMEGIKRGYNVLTFEGPGQGEVIRVQHIPFRPDWENVITPVVDYAVSRPDVDDDRIALWGISLGGYLAPRGAAYEHRIAALIADAGTYDVGETLLQNLQTGGGAPADLTEDDLQEWLETDPVECNDALYEAMAHDTGTRWLNENGMFVFGAGSPAQFWANWMDFSLVGIAENIRCPTLVTAGAADHFDPDGTQAQALYDHLTCEKELMVFSDEYGAGAHCQLGVFAQSFGAKFGWLDETMGMSTK